In Microbacterium sp. SLBN-146, one genomic interval encodes:
- a CDS encoding 1-deoxy-D-xylulose-5-phosphate reductoisomerase → MRRVLILGSTGSIGTQALDVIRANPDRFEVVGLSAGSNRAVLSEQAAAFGVEHTALGAVEAEHLVRDVEADVVLNGITGSVGLGPTLAALEAGRTLALANKESLIVGGDLVTALAAPGQIVPVDSEHSAIAQALRSGAPKEVGRLVLTASGGPFRGRRREELEGVTPAQALAHPTWDMGRVVTTNSATLVNKGLEVIEAHLLFDVPYSDIDVVVHPQSIVHSMVEFVDGSTILQASPPDMRLPISLGLDWPHRVAGVGVPLDWTVTSRWDFEPLDEEAFPAVALAKRVGRAGGTYPAVFNAANEQAVDAFHEGRLSFPGIVETVDRVVDAHEAPGELTRESLAAAESWARDAADRAIAASAS, encoded by the coding sequence CTGCGACGCGTCCTGATCCTCGGCTCCACCGGCTCGATCGGAACACAGGCGCTCGACGTCATCCGCGCCAATCCTGATCGCTTCGAGGTCGTGGGGCTCTCGGCAGGCTCGAACCGTGCCGTTCTCTCCGAGCAGGCTGCCGCCTTCGGTGTCGAGCACACGGCGCTGGGAGCGGTGGAAGCCGAGCATCTCGTGCGGGATGTGGAAGCTGATGTCGTGCTGAACGGCATCACGGGTTCCGTCGGCCTCGGTCCCACCCTCGCAGCGCTCGAGGCGGGGAGGACGCTCGCTCTCGCGAATAAGGAATCCCTCATTGTGGGGGGTGACCTCGTGACGGCCCTCGCGGCTCCCGGCCAGATCGTCCCCGTCGACTCGGAGCATTCCGCGATCGCTCAAGCGCTGCGATCCGGCGCACCCAAGGAAGTCGGGAGGCTTGTCCTGACGGCCTCCGGAGGCCCTTTCCGCGGTCGTCGCCGAGAAGAGCTGGAAGGCGTCACCCCCGCCCAGGCCCTCGCGCACCCCACGTGGGACATGGGCCGCGTCGTGACGACCAACTCGGCGACGCTCGTGAACAAGGGACTCGAGGTCATCGAGGCGCACCTGCTGTTCGACGTCCCGTACTCCGACATCGATGTCGTCGTGCACCCGCAGTCGATCGTCCACTCGATGGTGGAGTTCGTCGACGGGTCGACGATCCTGCAGGCGTCGCCGCCGGACATGCGGCTCCCCATCTCCCTGGGCCTCGACTGGCCGCACCGTGTCGCGGGAGTCGGCGTGCCGCTCGACTGGACCGTCACCTCGCGCTGGGACTTCGAGCCGCTCGACGAGGAGGCCTTCCCGGCCGTCGCGCTCGCGAAACGCGTCGGTCGCGCCGGTGGGACGTATCCCGCCGTGTTCAACGCGGCCAACGAACAGGCCGTCGACGCCTTCCACGAGGGAAGACTCTCCTTCCCGGGAATCGTCGAGACGGTCGATCGTGTCGTAGACGCCCACGAGGCGCCGGGAGAGCTCACGCGAGAGTCGCTCGCGGCGGCGGAATCGTGGGCTCGGGATGCAGCGGATCGGGCGATCGCGGCATCCGCTTCGTGA
- a CDS encoding FKBP-type peptidyl-prolyl cis-trans isomerase, whose translation MRTRPLALLSLAAAAALVLAGCTSSGPDASPSPTSTGDAAGDLCAAAAPSGEAVESVDVTGDVGSAATVEFSAPLTVDAAERTLLVEGDGDALADGDLVNYALTIFDATTGEESASEGYDEDLLPVQVSVGTGPDQFFGCAPIGSRIVMAVPGSESSPAAVWVLDVLGTTEAVASGEEQDAPEGFPTVVLDETGKPTVTLPEGDIPTEFEKATLKKGDGAVVEAGDSVLVQYHGVSWNSGEVFDESWGKQAFSFSTSGGVVQGFADAVVGETVGSQVIAILPPSAAYGEGEINEEDLTGQTLVFVVDILAAATPPAA comes from the coding sequence GTGCGCACTCGCCCGCTCGCCCTGTTGTCCCTGGCCGCTGCTGCGGCACTCGTCCTCGCCGGCTGCACCAGCTCCGGTCCGGACGCGTCGCCGTCGCCGACCTCTACGGGGGATGCTGCCGGCGATCTCTGCGCAGCGGCCGCTCCCTCGGGCGAAGCCGTCGAGTCCGTCGATGTGACCGGCGATGTCGGTTCCGCAGCGACGGTCGAGTTCTCCGCACCCCTGACGGTGGACGCGGCAGAGCGCACGCTCCTGGTCGAGGGCGACGGCGATGCTCTCGCCGATGGAGACCTGGTCAACTACGCGCTCACCATCTTCGATGCCACGACGGGTGAGGAATCCGCTTCCGAGGGGTACGACGAGGATCTCCTTCCCGTCCAGGTCTCGGTCGGCACGGGTCCCGACCAGTTCTTCGGCTGCGCGCCCATCGGCAGCCGCATCGTCATGGCCGTCCCCGGATCGGAGAGCTCGCCGGCCGCCGTGTGGGTGCTCGATGTGCTGGGCACGACCGAGGCTGTCGCCAGCGGCGAGGAGCAGGACGCTCCCGAGGGCTTCCCGACGGTCGTTCTCGACGAGACGGGCAAGCCCACCGTGACTCTTCCCGAGGGTGACATCCCGACCGAGTTCGAAAAGGCGACCCTCAAGAAGGGTGACGGTGCCGTCGTAGAGGCGGGCGACAGCGTGCTCGTGCAGTACCACGGTGTGTCGTGGAACTCGGGCGAGGTCTTCGACGAGAGCTGGGGCAAGCAGGCGTTCAGCTTCTCCACGAGCGGAGGCGTCGTCCAGGGCTTCGCAGACGCTGTCGTCGGTGAGACGGTCGGCTCGCAGGTCATCGCCATCCTTCCGCCGTCGGCTGCCTACGGCGAGGGCGAGATCAACGAAGAGGACCTCACGGGCCAGACGCTCGTCTTCGTCGTCGACATCCTCGCCGCCGCAACTCCGCCCGCAGCCTGA
- a CDS encoding 1-acyl-sn-glycerol-3-phosphate acyltransferase produces MGITYAAGRFVITPLARLVYRPRVEGKQNVPRTGPVIFASNHLSFIDSIAIPVAAPRPVHFLAKASYFDGWASRQFFTSIGAIPVHRGAGQAALDALDQQRVLLEDGRAVALYPEGTRSLDGRLYKGRTGVAFLALQTGAPVVPVGLIGTDKVMPVGATMPSLTHRVTVKFGEPLDLAHHGPATSGKARRLATDEIMAAIHELSGQELANAYNEAPAQNPIDRIKQVLPHERR; encoded by the coding sequence ATGGGCATCACCTACGCCGCGGGCCGTTTCGTCATCACTCCTCTCGCGCGACTCGTCTATCGACCGCGGGTCGAGGGCAAGCAGAACGTGCCCCGCACCGGCCCGGTGATCTTCGCGAGCAACCACCTGTCCTTCATCGACTCGATCGCGATCCCCGTCGCCGCGCCTCGTCCCGTCCACTTCCTCGCGAAGGCCAGCTACTTCGACGGATGGGCTTCGCGGCAGTTCTTCACCTCCATCGGAGCGATCCCCGTGCACCGCGGGGCGGGGCAAGCGGCGCTCGACGCCCTCGATCAGCAGCGCGTCCTGCTGGAGGACGGCCGCGCTGTCGCCCTCTATCCCGAGGGCACGCGGTCACTCGACGGTCGCCTCTACAAGGGGCGGACGGGCGTCGCGTTCCTCGCGCTCCAGACCGGAGCGCCCGTCGTCCCCGTGGGACTCATCGGAACCGACAAGGTCATGCCCGTCGGCGCGACCATGCCTTCCCTCACCCACCGCGTGACCGTGAAGTTCGGCGAACCGCTCGACCTCGCCCACCACGGTCCCGCGACATCGGGCAAAGCCCGTCGCCTCGCGACCGACGAGATCATGGCCGCGATCCACGAGCTCTCGGGGCAGGAACTGGCCAACGCCTACAACGAGGCACCCGCTCAGAACCCCATCGACCGCATCAAGCAGGTCCTCCCCCACGAGCGACGCTGA
- a CDS encoding OsmC family protein, giving the protein MFGEHRYSVRTTWTGDRGTGTSGYRDYDRSVTMDIDGKPSLLASADKPFRGDPSRWNPEDLLVAALSECHLLSYLHACVTAGVVVVAYEDHATGVMRQDGKGGGAFHEVVLRPRVTVVDSSMTDAALAAHAQANAWCFIANSVNFPVRHEPTIVIAGQ; this is encoded by the coding sequence ATGTTCGGTGAGCATCGCTATTCCGTCCGGACCACGTGGACCGGAGACCGTGGAACCGGCACGAGCGGGTACCGCGACTACGACCGATCGGTGACGATGGACATCGATGGGAAGCCATCGCTCTTGGCCTCGGCAGACAAGCCGTTCCGTGGCGATCCGTCGAGATGGAATCCCGAGGACCTCCTCGTCGCGGCGCTCAGTGAATGCCACCTGCTGTCCTACCTTCACGCGTGCGTCACGGCGGGTGTCGTCGTCGTCGCCTACGAGGACCACGCGACGGGCGTCATGCGCCAGGACGGCAAGGGAGGCGGCGCCTTCCACGAGGTCGTGCTCCGGCCCCGCGTGACGGTCGTGGACTCCTCGATGACGGATGCCGCGCTCGCCGCGCACGCGCAGGCGAACGCCTGGTGCTTCATCGCCAATTCGGTCAACTTCCCCGTGCGGCACGAACCGACGATCGTCATCGCGGGCCAGTAG
- a CDS encoding asparaginase, which translates to MPQTFPVSSSVELAVVERSGFIESRHAGAAIVLAPDGTVIEQLGDVTALVIARSSLKPLQALACLTAGAQLDGERLGLATASHAGTDRHVEVVREILTSAGLGEDDLRCPPAWPSDTPTRDELVRELVGQTRIRMNCSGKHAAMLATCVANEWDTATYLDINHPLQMHIREVIERLTGEKIAATAIDGCGAPVYALTLAGVARAIHRVGTASTSSPFALHRSAGALVEAVRAHPWTIDGPGRPDTIVNERLGVFAKGGAEGFMVMVAPDGTTTALKILDGSSRAAAAVGLRLLERAGALGASDVLDTLARLSLSVFGGGSVVGTIHPAF; encoded by the coding sequence GTGCCGCAGACCTTCCCCGTCTCGAGCTCCGTGGAGCTCGCCGTCGTCGAACGAAGCGGGTTCATCGAGTCCCGCCACGCAGGAGCCGCGATCGTGCTCGCGCCGGACGGAACCGTCATCGAGCAGCTCGGCGATGTCACGGCTCTCGTCATCGCACGGTCGAGCCTCAAGCCGCTGCAGGCGCTCGCGTGCCTGACGGCCGGCGCGCAGCTCGACGGCGAGCGTCTGGGACTCGCCACCGCCAGCCACGCCGGCACAGACCGTCATGTCGAGGTCGTGCGTGAGATCCTCACCTCTGCCGGGCTCGGTGAAGACGATCTGCGCTGCCCGCCCGCGTGGCCGAGCGACACCCCGACGCGCGATGAGCTCGTCCGAGAGCTCGTCGGACAGACGCGCATCCGCATGAACTGTTCGGGAAAGCACGCCGCCATGCTCGCGACGTGCGTTGCGAACGAGTGGGACACGGCGACGTACCTCGATATCAATCACCCCCTGCAGATGCACATCCGCGAGGTCATCGAACGGCTGACAGGCGAGAAGATCGCCGCGACGGCCATCGACGGCTGCGGCGCCCCCGTCTACGCGCTGACTCTCGCCGGCGTCGCACGCGCGATCCACCGGGTCGGCACGGCGTCGACGTCGTCCCCCTTCGCCCTCCACCGCAGCGCGGGAGCGCTCGTCGAGGCCGTCCGCGCCCACCCGTGGACGATCGACGGACCGGGTCGACCCGACACCATCGTCAACGAGCGGCTCGGAGTGTTCGCCAAGGGCGGCGCCGAGGGCTTCATGGTGATGGTCGCGCCGGATGGCACGACGACGGCTCTCAAGATCCTCGACGGATCGTCGCGTGCCGCGGCCGCCGTCGGGCTCCGACTCCTCGAGCGAGCCGGTGCCCTCGGGGCATCCGATGTCCTCGATACGCTCGCCAGGCTTTCGCTGTCGGTCTTCGGCGGCGGATCGGTCGTCGGGACTATTCATCCCGCGTTCTAG
- the ald gene encoding alanine dehydrogenase, whose protein sequence is MRISVPTEVKNNEYRVALTPAGVHDLVAVGHEVFVQRGAGIGSSMPDSEYEAAGATMLDDAAEVWDRAELLLKVKEPIASEYAHFRDDLVLFTYLHLAADRPLTDRLVADRVTAIAYETVQLAGGGLPLLAPMSEVAGRLAPTVGAATLMRSAGGLGLLMSGVPGTRPATVTVIGGGVAGANAAVIAVGLGADVTIFDTNVQRLRYLDDHFQGRVKTAASNPLDLDRAVIASDLVVGSVLIPGAKAPKLVTNDMVARMRPGSVLVDIAVDQGGCFEDTRPTTHADPTFPVHGSIFYCVANMPGAVPNTSTSALTNATLPYIRQISRLGWRAALRADSALAAGLNTFGGGVVNPGVATAHGLSLAPLDAAIA, encoded by the coding sequence ATGAGGATCAGCGTCCCCACCGAGGTGAAGAACAACGAGTACCGCGTCGCGCTCACTCCCGCGGGAGTGCACGACCTGGTCGCCGTCGGTCACGAGGTCTTCGTCCAGCGCGGCGCAGGCATCGGCTCGTCGATGCCCGATTCGGAGTACGAGGCAGCGGGAGCGACGATGCTCGATGATGCCGCCGAGGTCTGGGACCGCGCCGAGCTGCTCCTGAAGGTCAAGGAGCCGATCGCGAGCGAGTACGCGCACTTCCGCGACGACCTCGTGCTGTTCACCTACTTGCATCTCGCTGCCGACCGACCGCTCACCGACCGTCTGGTGGCCGACCGGGTCACCGCGATCGCGTACGAGACCGTCCAGCTCGCGGGCGGAGGGCTGCCTCTCCTCGCGCCGATGAGCGAAGTGGCGGGCCGCCTCGCCCCGACCGTGGGTGCGGCGACCCTCATGCGGTCAGCAGGTGGGCTCGGCCTCCTCATGTCGGGCGTGCCCGGCACGCGTCCCGCGACCGTGACCGTCATCGGCGGAGGAGTGGCCGGAGCGAACGCCGCGGTCATCGCGGTAGGACTCGGCGCCGATGTCACGATCTTCGACACGAACGTGCAGCGTCTGCGCTACCTCGACGACCACTTCCAGGGGCGCGTGAAGACCGCGGCGTCCAACCCCCTCGATCTCGATCGCGCCGTCATCGCCTCCGATCTCGTGGTCGGCTCGGTCCTCATCCCGGGAGCCAAAGCCCCCAAGCTCGTCACCAACGACATGGTCGCGCGCATGCGGCCGGGCTCCGTGCTCGTCGACATCGCGGTCGATCAGGGGGGATGCTTCGAGGACACACGCCCCACGACGCACGCCGACCCGACCTTCCCCGTTCACGGCAGCATCTTCTATTGCGTCGCCAACATGCCGGGAGCTGTCCCCAACACGTCGACGTCGGCTCTCACCAACGCGACGCTGCCCTACATCCGCCAGATCTCGCGACTCGGCTGGCGGGCAGCGCTCAGGGCCGACTCTGCGCTCGCGGCGGGCCTCAACACGTTCGGCGGCGGTGTCGTGAATCCCGGCGTCGCGACGGCCCATGGCCTCAGCCTCGCACCGCTCGATGCGGCGATCGCCTGA
- a CDS encoding PPOX class F420-dependent oxidoreductase, translating into MAFLLTDEGRRLITDYHLATLSTMERRGGIHVVAVGFTFDGEFVRIITSDGSQKVRNVERDPRATVGQVSGPQWLSIAGHATIERDPAAVAHAVELYAARYRQPRENPARVVIRIAPERVLGSAGIWR; encoded by the coding sequence ATGGCCTTCCTTCTGACAGACGAGGGCCGTCGTCTCATCACCGACTACCACCTGGCGACGCTGTCTACGATGGAACGGCGCGGCGGCATTCACGTCGTCGCCGTCGGCTTCACCTTCGACGGCGAGTTCGTCCGCATCATCACGTCAGACGGCAGCCAGAAGGTCCGCAACGTCGAACGCGATCCACGTGCGACGGTGGGCCAGGTGTCGGGTCCGCAGTGGTTGAGTATCGCGGGTCACGCGACCATCGAGCGCGACCCTGCGGCCGTCGCTCACGCCGTGGAACTGTATGCCGCGCGCTATCGGCAGCCCCGAGAGAATCCTGCGCGGGTCGTCATCCGGATCGCGCCGGAGCGCGTGCTCGGTTCGGCGGGCATCTGGCGCTGA
- a CDS encoding APC family permease, with product MVTTPISLERPEGKGLAAGTLGLWGSTVIGLASTAPVYSLVATLGFVVLAVGAQAPIAFVIAFVPMLFIAFAYRELNNAVPDCGTTFTWGTKAFGPWVGWLGGWGVAVAGMVVLANLAQIGGIYLWALVDGIVGNPEGALLSENVPLVTATGVVFIALMTYISWRGTEIGERIQNVLLAIQYLALAIFVVAALWQFFAGTAPNPTPFDWEWFNPFAFTEWSGFTEAILLALFIYWGWDTCLALNEETKDPKRIPGLAALLTCVLLLFTYVGVTIAAMMYAGLGDTGTGLGNEANADDFFLAIKDGLLGPVGWVLVVAVLISAVSSTQTTILPTARGTLSMAVYRALPAKFKTVHPAYRTPSFSTIVMGVVASVYYVGMTLISDNILQDSILSLGLAIAFYYAITGYACVWYFRRELFTSARNVVYRLVLPLLGALMLTYAFVQSAIDMFDVDYGYTVLFGIGGTFVIGIGALALGVVLMFVWFLFPRSKRFFRGESLNRDTPVMVPEEPGEFARSVDGGRI from the coding sequence GTGGTAACAACCCCGATCTCCCTGGAGCGGCCCGAAGGCAAGGGGCTCGCAGCTGGAACGCTGGGTCTGTGGGGCTCGACCGTCATCGGTCTGGCCTCGACGGCCCCCGTCTACTCGCTCGTCGCGACGCTGGGCTTCGTCGTCCTCGCGGTCGGGGCGCAGGCGCCCATCGCGTTCGTCATCGCCTTCGTCCCGATGCTCTTCATCGCGTTCGCCTACCGCGAGCTCAACAACGCGGTACCCGACTGCGGTACGACCTTCACGTGGGGCACGAAGGCGTTCGGTCCGTGGGTCGGCTGGCTCGGCGGCTGGGGCGTCGCGGTGGCCGGAATGGTCGTACTCGCGAACCTCGCTCAGATCGGCGGGATCTACCTCTGGGCCCTCGTCGACGGCATCGTCGGCAATCCCGAGGGCGCATTGCTCTCCGAGAACGTGCCGCTCGTCACCGCCACGGGCGTCGTGTTCATCGCGCTCATGACCTACATCTCGTGGCGCGGCACCGAGATCGGTGAGCGTATTCAGAACGTCCTGCTCGCGATCCAATACCTCGCACTGGCGATCTTCGTCGTGGCGGCCCTCTGGCAGTTCTTCGCCGGGACGGCACCGAACCCGACGCCGTTCGACTGGGAATGGTTCAACCCCTTCGCCTTCACCGAGTGGAGCGGCTTCACCGAGGCGATCCTCCTCGCACTCTTCATCTACTGGGGATGGGACACGTGCCTCGCGCTCAACGAGGAGACGAAGGATCCCAAGCGCATCCCCGGCCTGGCGGCTCTCCTCACCTGTGTGCTCCTCCTCTTCACGTACGTCGGTGTCACGATCGCCGCGATGATGTATGCGGGTCTCGGGGACACGGGGACGGGCCTCGGCAACGAGGCCAACGCCGACGACTTCTTCCTCGCGATCAAGGACGGGCTTCTCGGACCCGTCGGGTGGGTCCTCGTGGTGGCCGTCCTCATCTCGGCCGTGTCGTCGACGCAGACGACGATCCTGCCGACGGCGCGCGGAACGCTGTCGATGGCTGTGTACCGCGCGCTTCCCGCGAAGTTCAAGACGGTGCATCCCGCGTACCGCACGCCGTCGTTCTCGACCATCGTGATGGGCGTGGTCGCCTCCGTCTACTACGTCGGCATGACGCTCATCAGTGACAACATCCTTCAGGACTCCATCCTGTCGCTCGGGCTCGCGATCGCCTTCTACTACGCGATCACGGGGTACGCGTGCGTCTGGTACTTCCGGCGCGAGCTCTTCACCTCTGCCCGCAACGTCGTGTACCGGCTCGTCCTGCCGCTCCTCGGTGCGCTCATGCTCACCTACGCGTTCGTGCAGTCCGCGATCGACATGTTCGATGTCGATTACGGATACACGGTGCTCTTCGGGATCGGCGGAACTTTCGTCATCGGCATCGGCGCCCTCGCGCTCGGCGTCGTGCTCATGTTCGTCTGGTTCCTGTTCCCGCGTTCGAAGCGGTTCTTCCGCGGAGAAAGCCTCAATCGCGACACCCCCGTCATGGTCCCCGAGGAACCCGGCGAGTTCGCACGCTCCGTCGACGGCGGGCGGATCTGA